The sequence below is a genomic window from Lolium perenne isolate Kyuss_39 chromosome 7, Kyuss_2.0, whole genome shotgun sequence.
GAGGCGGGGAGGCGGAGGGGCTCAGGAGGGAGGAGTCGGTGTCCGGCGGCGTCGACGTCTGGAGCGACGCCGTCTCCTCCCACGCGCCGGACCACCTCCTCGTCATGGTCCACGGCATACTCGGCAGGTGCACGCCCATCTCCCTCGCCGCCcctccttccccttccccttcccgccGATCGGCTTTCTACAGGTAGCCTCCGCTCAGGAACTTGGTCGAACACCTCGTGCACGCTCGGTGCGGGGACACGGGGTTACACTTTGGTTTCGCCTGCTAGAGAGAAGACGACGGCACGGCATGGCATGGGGGGCCGACGCGGAATGGGACTAGCGACGGATCGGGTTCGGCAAGGCATGCGGGGCATTCCTTGTTGTTGCGCAGTTGGGCTTTGCTAGAGTAAAGCTGGGGAAAAATGGGGTTCGGCGGAATGAGTTGACACTGTCGACAGTGGGGCTCAGCGGGGTGATTTCAGGCTGTCTAAACCGCTAGCTGCTGAGGTCTGTCAAATTGGATGGCTCAGTGTGCCTTTCACTGCTATTCTGCCGTAATGGGAGCAGTAATTCTGTAGAGTTTGTTTCAGCGCACCCAAATCAGCTTGGTATGTATGTTCGTCAAAGGTCAATATATTGCTCTCTAGTCTCCACTTCATGATCCGGCCAAACGACGAATGCCGGCTATATGCTTCGTGAGACGGAACTTCCAACTGTAGCATCTACACTGCTGCAAAAACTTGACTGCACCATCATTGTAGTACAAAAAGAGTAGTATGCACCCATTGAGCTACGGCAACCACCTGCTGTTTCTTCCTTATATGCTAGGCTCGCACCTCGTGACTCCACATGGCCTATCTATGTTCATTGTTCCAAGGAAATTTAAATTCTGCCAAAGATGAAAGCTACTGCTCTCAATTGCTAGAGTTATTCTTCAACCCTTGGCAGTTGGAATAGACAAGCAAAAGCTACTAGGTTATACATATAAGTTGTTTGCATGCCTTGCGGACGCATTCCAGTTTTCAGTACAGCTGACTAGTAATCTTGCAATGCGCTTCTCGGCTAGTATAAAATACAACAAAAACCATATACAAGAGGATCGATATCTTTTTCAAGCTTACGCAATTCTAATGACAGTCCAACCACTAGCTTTTGTAAATATACATGTAGCAGCTTCTGAATGAAGGAATATTCAATATGCTTGCTTGTATAATTTGGAGAGAAATATTTGTGCATGACTGGAGATTCTTTCTGGTCGGGCTATTTCCTTCTACAATTCTTCTCCAGTCGCGGACATTTGATAATTATGTTACCAAAATAGCTTGTCTAGCAACTTTTCTGAGGAGTCTTTGATCATGGATCTTTACCAAGTAATCATGAAGCACCAGTCTGGCTGATATAGAAGAATATGTGCCTCTATGGTCAGACGAACGTACAAACCAAGGTCTCAAGAACAATAATGACCTTTCGCGGGTCCTTTCCCTTCCAAATTCACGGCTGATATGGAAGAACATTGTGCATTTTTATAAACATGTACAATGTGAACCAAACATTGTGACAATATGCTCCATGTATCATTTCTCTCGATCAGTCGAGCAAACTATTTATCAGGTGGTTACTGCTAGGATTGAATCACACAAAAGATTTAGATCTCAGGGATTTTACGTACAAAAATAAAATACAAGATCTAACTTGTAACCACTTTGGCTTATTTCTAGACAGGTGACACCCGCAAAAAGAGAATGGTTGATGCTATATTTTAAGATAATTTCGAAAGATAATTCTTGGTCAATGCATAAAAAATCCAAAATGTTAATCTACTTACAGTTCAATATCTCACTGGCAGTTTCGAAAGAAACGACAACAAATGACACAAATAAAGGCACCTATGCGACAAATGTAGTTTCACGATTTAAAATTTATTTAGTGGAAGGATACATAATGAGCAAGGACCGTGAGATATAGATGATTGAATAGCTGATGTTATTTAGATCAACCAATACTGGTGCTTGTAATATTAGTAGGGGTGATTAATCTTTTCAATTATGAAATGATATATGGATGTGCTTCTTTACGAGTGTGTGCCAAATTTATATTTACAGTTTTGATACCACTTTTGGCTCAAATCTTCTCTTAGTGATATGTTGTTCCCTTTTCTTTTCATTGAGCAGTACTACTGACTGGCAATACGCAGCCAATGAGTTCGTGAAGCAACTTCCTGATGATATAATTGTCCACTGTAAGTAGCTGGGTTATGTGCTTTACCAACTACAGTTGCTAGAAACTTGCACATTTCCATGTTTTTTTTGTCAAATCATCCGTCCTTTTTTCCCCAATAAATTAATTTTATAATCGACAAACAATATAGGTATGCTTGACTAAATGTAAATATGAAACAATTTGACATTTTGTTAATTCTTAGGTTTAACAATACCTGAAACTTGAGTGAAGCCATCTCTTTTATGATGACTATATCTTGTCATTTTCTTGACATGTCACTGTTCGCAATAGCGTTTCAATTCGTAAATCTCATAGCTTTTTTGCTCTATTCTTAAATATGGATAGGGATATTAAGATAGTCACCTAGAAACGGTAAGCCATGTGTTTGTGCGAACATATGCTTGTGTGGAGATTAATTTGTCATCCATTATTGGACCTTTTTGCCAATGCTGTAATGAAATATGTAGATATAAGCATGATATATTATACTATGGGAGAACTAAAACTATTCTAGATGCAACTAACATTTTTGGCATGGTTCAACTGCAATTTAAGTATTGCACCTATGTACAATGACTGAAATGTAAAACATAAgcctcttttttgaatttttaactGAGTAGGTAACGGGATATGTGCCCTAGAAAGCTTCATCAAGATCATGTTATTTAGACTTATTTTTCAAATTTGCAGGTAGTGAGAAAAACATGAACACATTGACTCTAGACGGTGTTGATGTTATGGGGCAACGATTAGCGGATGAAGTAAGTACCAAATGCAACATATGACGTCCAGCGGCTAAATATTTAGAGGCTACTTGATCTACCATATTGATTTTATTGAAATGATTTTGTGGGCCAGAACACTTTTTTACCTCAGAAATAATACTGTATCCTCACTTTTATTCTCTTGTTAATCAGGTTCTTGATGTAATCAGTCGAAAGCCAGAACTCACCAAAATTTCCTTCCTTGCACACTCTGTTGGAGGCTTAGTAGCAAGATATGCAATCGCAAAGCTTTATAGACATCCAAATAGCACGTTTGACAGCAAAGCCGAAGGAACCATATGCGGGTTGGAAGCATTGAACTTCATAACTGTAGCAACACCTCACCTTGGTTCTCGAGGAAACAAGCAGGTACTGTGTTGACTTATTTTTCTGATGGCCCCCCTTTATTTTTCCATTTTGACAATCATGTGAGTTCAGATTTGCTTATTTAAAACGATGAAAATCCTGACCGTTGATACTTGATTACTTGTATCTGTGAATTGTTTTGGAACTATTATATATACATTCACTCATTTATTCATTTATTCAATATTCTGTTATGTCAGTATATTTTTTCCAACTTCATATAGTTGTATATTTGGAGTTTGTGGAGTATACAAGATATTGTTTTCGTTTGCTTCGGAGCATTGGATACACATGAAATGGCCCAAGTTTGATGCCCAAATTTGTCTTCTTTTTGGAAAAACAAAAGAGAGAAgggattttaattttatattataataaactTACAAATTAATTGGCGTGCCTCTGAGCTCTTATCCCTGGAAGATATAAAAATACCCCTTTCACCAAAACCTCCAGCCATTCTTCATATATTGGTAACCTTCATAGTTCTAATTTCGTTGGCTTAAAAGCATTTGATACACATAAAAGGGTCCTCAATGACTGGCAATATCTTCCAGAATTATGAAGGAATAAATCAAAATGTGTTTCTCTTACAAGAAACTTACAGATTGTTGTCGTGCCTCTTTGCTCTTGCCGCTGGGAGATGTAACAGTAAACTCCTGCAGAACTTCATTTTGAAGTGGCCTCATGCATGGAAGGTGCACTTAAGAAATAGTTGACAGATTAAAAGAACAAGTTTTTCTTGTTTGTTTCGCTGAATCATTTTACTGTTTATGTAGCTATGATCTCGGGTTTCATATCCATAGGGATGGCTGGCTTTTACGCTGGCTCGCCAAGCCTCTCTCTTCCACTTTCTGGTTTCTGTTGGGTTTCCTatgtagcctaccccaacttgtttgggagcaGCCGAGCCATGTTGCTGATGTATGGATCTAATGATATTATCAGACCTTACTGGATAAACTTACGTcgtttctttgtttttctgctctaGATTATACACCTTTTCCTTTCACAGGCACTTGTTATAGCAACCATATATAATTTTTTTATGTGAATGTTTCTCACTGTTAAAAATTAGGTTCCACTTCTCTTTGGATTCATTACAATGGAGAAGGTTGCTTCTCGTGTCATCCATTGGATATTTAAGAGAACTGGGAGACATCTTTTTCTCACTGATGATGACGAGGGAGAACCTCCACTGTTGCAGCGTATGGTTGAAGATTATGGTGATCTTTACTTTATGTAAGGTTTATGGTACTTTGGTTTCTTTCTGATTACTTCCCATCATGAATATTTCAATTGCATATATGTTTGTTCAGTCTGGCTTGCGTAATTAGCTATACTAATTCTGGTTTAAAACACTTCTTTTTAGATCTGCTCTGCGAGCATTTAAACGGCGAGTGGCATATGCCAATGCTGATTGTGACCGTATCCTATTTATTTGAAATATTTTAATGCAGCACTCAAATTATTCCTTTTATTTTTTTACTTTTTAGCTTTTACTCGGCAATTCTTTAAACTCATGACATCCAGACATTGTTGGCTGGAGAACATCATCTATTAGAAGAAACACAGAGCTGCCTAAGGTACTTGTAGTGATTTCTGATTGTTCAAGCCTTCTGGGCCGTTCTCTAAAAGGACAGCATGATTTTCGCATATCACAGTTCTTATGTTCCTTTTGTTTCTTGATGATTTGCAGTGGGAGGAATCCTTATCTGAGAAGTACCCCCACATCGTACACGAGGAATACTCAGAAGAAATCGACCCTGAGAAGTGTCAGGATTTGGCAACAGACTGCGATTTGGACTTATTGGAAGGTTAGTTTAACTTGTTGCATGCAGAAATTTATTTTCTGTCTTCCTTTTTCTTGACGCCTGTAGGAATATTAAGTAggcactatcttctaatgatgcatCATGGTTCACTATATCGATGTTCTTGCATGCTTAATCTTCAGTATGTGTAATATTTGCAATATTGCATCCAACAGTTCATGGTCAGTTATACCAGTTTAATATACAACAAGATGTTTTGTTGCAATTAACTTTATTTGTCATTTTATTCTTGGCACTGTCCTTCGCACTCATTAATATTTTGAATGGAGACATCACATCGAGAATGTCATCAAGTTATGCTGATTCAGTCCCGGTATACATCAGTAGGCTGAATAAGAATCGAGAAGACTAAACGATTTGCGAGAATCTGCGCAATTCCGCATTCAAAGTTCTCACCTTTTGACAGTAGAGTTATGTGATTCACAAAATTCCAGGGACAGTTGGCGTTTGAAGCTTCAGACAGTAGCAACACCTAACATAATATAACAGCTAGGCGATGTAATCTAGTTGTTTTATTTATGTGCGGACTGCTAACATAATTAAGTGCATGAAGATCTTACTCATAAGGTGGATTGCTTATAGACTTGCATGTTGTGAGTGCCACACATGTATCTACTGGCTACTGGTTAGCATCTCAAAATCAGATTGGCGTGTGCTACTTGGTAGTCAACATATGTGGTATATATAGAAAATATGTTGTTTCCTTTAGCACCGGTCCTGAACGGCTAGTCTCAAATCAGTTCCTTCCTGGAAGCTACCCGCTGTTCTAAGTTGACTCGTTCATATGATGCTGTACACCTTTAGCGATTCTGAACTTTCCTGAGAGAGAACCAGACATAATATCTTCAAAGTAGTCTGGATAGTGATATTCAAAGACGTACAATATTTGAGCTAACCCGATGCGGTGTCCTTTCCTGAGGTACGTGTACGTGGAGTCCTCTCATCATGGTTTTGTTGTCTAGACACCTGATTTGTTGACTTTGACAGTTAGCCACAACTAAATTGTCAAGCAAGTTATTCTGTTCAAAGTTCATTTCTCGTGTTCAACATTCAACTCGATGACTGCAATCTTTGTGTGGCACTCGATAGGCCATTTTGTCTTATGTTTCTCACAGTGCTACTGCATACAAGGACTTGGTTCTGTATTGCAAGCAGTAGCACTACGAGAAACGTAGGCAAAGTTCCTTCGTTAGTCATTGATCATTTCGCTCTGTATGACTATGAATTCAGTATTGTGAAGAGGGGGCTTTACTCTCGTCAGTCAAGCCTGAAGCACACTTGATATGTTTTTAAATCCACAACCCGAAAGATTGTGAGAGTACCTTTCTTGAACTGACACTAATTTCCCTTTCCGGTCATGTAGAGAAAATGGTGACAGGGCTTCGAAGCGTTTCATGGGAAAAGGTAGATGTTAGCTTCCGCACCAGCATGGGGAGTTTCGCAGCTCACAGCATTATCCAGGTGTCCTATCCGCCTTCTCCCTGTATCTGAAATGTCGTATATTATTGCACAACGAGAGTTTGTGACCAAGTAAAGCCTTATTTACGGTCTTGTGATTTCAGGTCAAGTATGGGTTTATGAACGAAGGAGCTGATGTCATACAACACATAATAGACCACTTCCAGGTCTGAAGAATTTCTGGTCTTGTAATTGAACACGCATTCCGTTGGCACGGCTGACCCGCGATAGGCCAGCATCGCACCCCAAACCAGCAGACTACTGAGCAGATATATCAACACAAATTAGTTTCAGATTcaaaaaagaagagaaagggaACGGGGAGGCCTGGCAGCATAGGCTAATTGCTACACAAATTAGTTTCAGATTTGGTATCTGTATAGTGATGTGTTGTAACCGCATGTAAGAATGCCACGAATTGGTGAAAGATGAGGTGGGAAGTGGGAGAAAGCATCATCCTTGTATCTGTGTCAGCAGGGGCTACTCGTCAGCCTGACATGACATTTGATGCTATTTTCTGCAGCTGTACATTTCTCCCATGGTATCAAGCTAACAGTTTTTATTGAAATAATTAAGTGAAATCCAAATTCTTCTGTATCCTTGTCTCCGAACTTGTGACTAGCTAAGAGCAACTCTAACAAAGACTGAAAAACGGGTTGAACCCGAAAAATTCGACTGAAAAACAGGTTGAACCCGAAAAATTCTGGTGATAATATGGGTTCAGGCCGAAAGAGGCCTAGAACGGAGCCCGAACTCGCGGCTTAGCCGAAAAACGAGTTTGGAGGCTTGAGAAACTCGGTGGCCGTCCCGTATTAAAACGGGTTGCGGAGAGGAGTTCGGTTTTCAAGCCCTACCCCCCTCCGCCGCTAGCACTCGCTCCACCGCTGTAGCCTCCTCTTCGGCGAGCAATTCCGCCGCCGCTGCAGCCACCGCCCCTCCCTTCGCAATGGCGCGCGCAAGACGGAGCGGTAGGGGGTGGGGCGAATCAGCAGCGGGAAGTCGGCACCGCGTCCGCCGGGTGTGCGGTCAGAGGTGGACCGCGCGAGGCGGGCGTGCTCCGATGGAGCTTGGAAGCTGGCGGCACGAAAGTGGCCGCGTGCGTTCGCGCGCCGGGCAGCGCGCAAGGAGGCACGCGAAGGAGAAGCCGAGGCACCCCCACCGGCTTGTGCAGCCCGCCACTGTCGGTGCTTCCGCCGCGCGGCGACGGCAACGACGACAATGACGCAGACGGGTCGCCCCTCACCTAAGGGAGCTCGCCGGAGGCGGCGGTGTTCGAGGTGGCCGCGCTCGTCGTCGCATAGGCGTCGGCGGCGCGGAAATACCGTCCGCCGCCGCAAGAACTGCCCGTTGACAATCCGGGGCCTAATTTAGTAGTTTAATTAGTCAAATTTACGCAGTAGGGTTAGTCAAGTATTTTAGCTAGTTTTTGTAAATTATCTTCGAATGTAGCTCGATCGAAGTAAGAATTGGTATCATTTCGCAAGATCATCGCAGCATATTATTCCGTAAAGATCGGAGCAAGAACTATTGAGTAACTAAAAACAACTAAACTGAATAGTTCAGGAGACCGAACTTCGTGTTTTTGATTCAGATAAATACGAGCtttactagagatgctctaaccaaGAGGGTCAAAAGGTAGCTTGCAGTGTACGTGCTGTGGCGCGATGTTTCATCGTGCAACCTGCGTGTGACGCCGAATTCGGTGCAGGGGGCAGGCGAGGGAAGCAGCAACAGCTTTCGTTGAACAGGGGAGAGGCTACTCGAGCGACAGAAAGTGCTAAAAAAGGTGCTGTTCGTACACACATGGACATGGTCCGGGCTACTCTTGTTCACGTCGGCAGTCGGCGAAGAACATCCTTGCACTTTTGTGGACGGAGAGGAGACATCTAACGATAAGGAGGAGTCGGTCGGTACGCGGCGCGCCTACAACAAGACCAGCATGATCCTTTTCCGACTTTATTGGTCACCCGGCATGGAATACAAGAATGAATGAAGGTCAGCTGTCACTCAAGTTCAGCCGTGCGCATCACAAGATAGCCAGCCAGCCGGCCACAACGTTGAACATTTGGTTTCTGTTTTAGAGCATCATCTCCCAATTAGTTACTGGCGTCTCCCAAACCATCCTTCAAATGGATTTGAGGCACGCCGGACGTTTGGTCTCCTCTAGCTGTACGTCTCAAAGACTTTTTCGGTCTAGCGTAGCCTAATACAGTGTTTGGTGCCATGAACCCATCTTCACTACACAAGGAACGTTATGGGGATGCCAGACAGAACGAAAACCCGCGTGGGTTCCTACCTACCATCGACCATAGCCGATAACGTTGCTTCGCGTCTTTCTTTCGCGTCGGGCATCCTCTCCTTCGCCTCCCACCCCTCCACTGCTGCTCAAATCGTCGACCACCGCCGACGTAATACTTCAACTGTGTTGTACTCTGTCGCGACACCCGACTCCTTGTCTCCCTTTTCGCCGCCGGTGGTTCACGTACTCTAGCCAGAACACGGCGGCCACTCCCCCCCCCCCTTCGCCGCGCGCAGAAGGTGTTCGATCGTTTGTCCGGTAGGCACCGCCCGTCGCTATTCGTTGTCCCCATTGCCACCAtgaatttctaactatttaaTTTTCCTCATAGACATGGATAGCGATGACGAGATGATCCAACAAATGCTTGTTGACGACGCAGCTTGCGACGATGATGTTCGCGAGCACTTGGCGATCATTGCTTGCCTTCAAAAAAATGcttgatgaagccgaggaggagaagaagaagaggctGCGCCGTGGAGGTTCAAGGTCGGGAAGAAAAAATTCGGAGCCCTTGCAGAGGTTGGAGGATCATActatgttgtactactctgacaatgacatgccgacaattttcggcggcGCTATGATGAGAAATGACTTGTTCATGGATATCCTTCATGGCGTGAGAGAGTTAGACCCCTACTTTAGGTTGAAGCATGATGCCGTTGGCACGGCTAGCTTCTCGTCGATCCAGAAATGcatcgccgccatgaggatgcctgtatatggagcacctgccgatgcacaagacgactaccttcgcatgtgtAAATCCACTgctattgagtgcatgtacaaattCTGCCAAGTCGTGGTGAGAAAGTTGGCTCGTACTATTTGAGAGAGCCAACTGAAGCAGAGACTGCTATGATCATGGCATATAATGCAACAATTGAATTCCCTGAAAtggttggaagcatcgattgtatgcattggtcatggaagaactgcctGTTCACTTGGCATGGTTTATACAAAGGACATCATGGATATTGAAGTATGGTTATTGAACTTGTGGAaggtcatgctccaccatgcaactatgagatcaatggcaaccaatataccaaaggctataatCTAGCCAATGGTATCTATCCAACATGGGCGAGATTTATCAAGAAAACCCCGCGCTAACGGGTTAGAAGAATTTCCACTTTGCTGAGCGTCAGGAGAGCTGCTGAAAGGATGTCGagcggcatttggtgtgcttcaagcttaATTTGCTATGGTTCGGTATCCTGCTCTttcctggtctcacgaccaactaTGGGAGGTGATGCaaacttgtgtgatcatgcacaacatgatcatcgagaatGACCGCAAGACTCGAGCCAAGCAAGTTGGTCCCTACGAGTATCTGCATATGAATGTTGAAGTCACTGACGAGAACGTGTCCAAATGCCTACAGAATAGAGTACTCACAACCGACTCCAGAATGAATTGGTCCGACATATGTGAAACCTTGTTGAAAATAGTTAGCCCTCCATTTGAATTTCATTCCATTGTTTGTAATAAATTATGACCTATgactttgtgtttgttgtgaggaCTAGGTGCTACTATTTGTGTTATTCAAAACATTGTTATTATTTGTGCTACTATTTTATGCAATTTGTGCTAACATATGTTGTAATTATTCAAAAACCGTAGCATATGCTTTGAAATCAGTATGAAAAATAGCCCCCAAAAGCAAGGCCGTGAACCAAATGCGGTCCGCCGTTAGGGCCGCTGCCAGGTGCAAACCAACCTGAGCCTTTTCTATGTTGCCTGCCCACCGTATACTGATCAAAGCAGATAGAATGGCTGTCCGATATGTGGTCCACCATTGAAGGTGGCGTTAGCTATGGCAAAGGCTAAAACTAGCCAGAATGGGAATTCCGCCGCTAACGGAACACAACATCGAAGCAGGTCAATAGCAAGCCGTATGGTGCTGGCTCCATCGAAAATAGAACCGAAGTTGTGCATTTGCGCAGATCGACGCAAATGTAACACAACTACTGAGGCAGGTTGGCATCAAATTGTATGGTGCCGAAGTAAGGTTGTTGGCACCAATGAAATTGGTACGAAACTACATAAGATGTATTGTTTTCTTGACACCGATTTACGTACGATTCCATTCTCGATGTCACTAAATCTAGAGATCAGGTTTCGAATTAGTTCTACCCAAGGGGGACAAAATGAAAGTCCCGAGAACCGGTAATACGTAGAGAATGTAATGCttctatctttactattatattcgagttggtacgtcgtcaaacatgtttgatgtcaaagattggagaCATCTTAACCGTCTAATCTTACTAAACATCTTCCAGACGATATCTAGCCATCCATGCGCCCCCTCCTCAAAATCTCCTAAACTTGGATCATTCTCCAAAATCAGAAATCACTTTCCAAAATCAACTCAGGAGTATTAAGACCATCATGCCAGATAAAGAAGTAAATGGTGGAGTAGTAATCGTGGGATCGCCACAATTATGGAATGCCGAATCTCCACCACCAATCAGGAGACACCAATATAAACATGGAACCAAATGTCAATCAATGGAAGTCATGAAAAATGTTTGACATCAAACATCAGGAGAATCGTAGCCGTACAACCACACCCCTTGACGTTTAATCATGTTGGACCGTGCCATGGCGTTTAATCAAATCATTTATCTTTCCTTAATTTACACACAATCAATCAGTAGTTTCCTTAGTTTAAAAAATCAGTAGTTTCCTTAATTTTACGCATGGTTCAAGGCACCAAGAAGATTTGATTGCGTGCAAATTAATGATAAAAACGAATTAATAACCACACGCACAAGTCACGGGAACCCAAGGAGATGGACTTCCTTTCTCGATGCCTTCCCGGACCCTCCCGCATGGTTTGATAGAGGCCGGAGTTagtttcaggctttcagcatGCCCCACCGCGTCGTACGATGGGGACAGTGGTAGACGGCTACGGCGAGCGCAGCGTTCCCGACCTGCGTGGTGGCAAGGAGGAGCGAGCTAGGAGGCCTGGGAGAAGCTCGGCGACGCGTGCCAGTCGGCGTCGGAGGAGTGCGTCGGCCAGATGGCCTTGGCCGCGGTGGGCAGACAGGTGCTCCGCAGAGGTACTCCGTCTTGTCGTGCACAAAGGAGGCATGTGGCAGAGAAGATGGTAGCACACTTCGTCTGTTGTGGTCGCCTCCTCCCACTCCATCGAGGCACCGCCTCGCCAATCCGGCAACACTagatgtgtttgagagttgtaggAGAATCCAGTGAGACACATGGGGCTTTAGTGGGTAAATCTTGATTGTCTATAAATCTTTGACTTTTCATTTAGCACAGGCTTCGTAAGCAAATGAGGAACCTGTTGGCGATGCAACTGTGACTGACGACGCCTGCGACGGGAAGGAGCTCTGGGCTAGGACTGGCAACTAGCATGATGACGGCACCTCCGGTTAAGCCATCCACCTTTCGTCGCCCGATACCTTAAGTACTGCCGCACCACCACATCACCACCTCCAAGAGCTACTTCGCCTCCCCATCCTCTCATAAGGTAGCGTGGTGTCCTCCTTTAGATTTCGTTTGCATTGTTCAGAGACCTGAGCACATGGGCTTGTCTGATCAGTGATTATATTACATGAGTTTCTGTGATGTTTCTGATACAATTAATGTGTGGGATTTGATTATTTCATAAGTAGCTAATGTCTGGCATGTGAAATTTTATATTGATTACAATGTAACCAAAATTTTGAGTTTTATACATGTCATTCTAACATCACTTGGTTTCTGAAGTAGCTGACTATGGTTTGGTAAGAT
It includes:
- the LOC127314490 gene encoding lipid droplet phospholipase 1 codes for the protein MAGAGGGEAEGLRREESVSGGVDVWSDAVSSHAPDHLLVMVHGILGSTTDWQYAANEFVKQLPDDIIVHCSEKNMNTLTLDGVDVMGQRLADEVLDVISRKPELTKISFLAHSVGGLVARYAIAKLYRHPNSTFDSKAEGTICGLEALNFITVATPHLGSRGNKQVPLLFGFITMEKVASRVIHWIFKRTGRHLFLTDDDEGEPPLLQRMVEDYGDLYFISALRAFKRRVAYANADCDHIVGWRTSSIRRNTELPKWEESLSEKYPHIVHEEYSEEIDPEKCQDLATDCDLDLLEEKMVTGLRSVSWEKVDVSFRTSMGSFAAHSIIQVKYGFMNEGADVIQHIIDHFQV